The genomic window GACACATTCCGACCCCTCACGCCGATATCCGGATGCCGCGGCCCCGGTGTCGGTGGCCGGGTCTAGCGTGGAGGAATGGTCGCTTATCGCTATCTCGGCAACAGTGGATTCAAGATCTCGGAGATCACCCTCGGCAACTGGGTGACCCACGGCTCGCAGGTCGGTGACGACGCGGCGATCGCCACGGTGCACGCCGCCCTCGACGCCGGCATCACGACATTCGACACCGCCGACGCCTACGCCAACACGGCCGCCGAGACGGTTCTCGGCAAGGCCCTCGAGGGGCAGCGGCGCGAGTCGCTCGAGATCTTCACCAAGGTCTACTTCCCCACCGGCCCCGCTGGCCCCAACGACACCGGCCTCAGCCGCAAGCACATCATGGACTCCATCAACGGGTCGCTGACGCGCCTGGGCACCGACTACGTCGACCTCTACCAGGCGCACCGCTTCGACTACGAGACGCCGCTCGAAGAGACCTTCCAGGCCTTCGCCGACATCGTGCGCCAGGGCAAGGCGCTCTACATCGGCGTCTCGGAGTGGACGGCAGAGCAATTGCGCGACGGGCACGCGCTCGCGAAGCAGCTCGGCATCCAGCTCATCTCGAACCAGCCGCAGTACTCCATGCTGTGGCGCGTGATCGAGGGCAAGGTCGTGCCCACCAGCGAAGAGCTCGGCATCTCGCAGATCGTCTGGTCGCCGATGGCCCAGGGCGTGCTGAGCGGCAAGTACCTGCCCGGTCAGCCCGTGCCCGAGGGCTCGCGCGCGACCGACGAGAAGAGCGGCGCCACCTTCATCAAGCGGTTCCTCCGCGACGAGACCCTCGAGGCCGTGCAGCGCCTCAAGCCGATCGCCGAAGAAGCCGGACTCTCGATGCCCCAGCTCGCGATCGCGTGGGTGCTGCAGAATCCGAACATCGCGGCAGCCCTGGTGGGTGCATCGCGACCCGAACAGCTCGCGGACACCGTGAAGGCGTCGGGAGTCACTCTGGATGCCGACACCCTCGCCGCGATCGACTCGGCCCTCGGCGACGCGGTGTACTCCGACCCCGAGAACACCTACGAGGTATCGCCGAAGCAGCGCGTGGCCTGACCCGCGGACGACGGTGGGGCGGGGCTTCGGCTCCGCTCCGCCGCGTTGCGACGCGAAGAGGGGCGCTCGGCTGCGCCTCAGGCGCCGCTCAGGAGAGGGCAGGGTGGGCGTCGTACTCTGTGCGAATGTCCTTTTCCGCTCACCGGCCGGGCCGCTTCGGCTCCGATGGCCGCATCGAGTTCACAACGGACGAGGAACGCGAGCAGTATCTCGACGACATCCTCGCCGCGCAGAACGCGGCCCACCGCTCCGCCGGGGCCCAGGACCACACGTCCGAGCCGTGGGGCGCGCCGCCCGCAGACGACGAGCCCGTCGACCCGTTCGTCGTCGACGCGCGCGACGCCGAGCCGGTCGAGACCCCCCGCGACGCCGAGCCGGTCGAGACCCCCCGCGACGACGCCCCCGCCGACGACCACGACACCGTGGTGATCGACCGCGCCCAGCGCTCCCGCGCCGACGACGAGACCGCGGTGATCCCCGACGAGGTGCCCGAGCCCGCGGCATCCGTGGCCGCGGCATCCGAGCCGCGCCAGCCCCGCCTGCGCCGTCACGATCCTCGACGACCGCGTCTGTCGCTGATCCGCCGGATGGCGGTGCTCGGCGGCGCCGACAACGACGTCCTCGACGAGGTGCCCGAAGAGGTGCCGCGCTTCGTGCAGATGTTCCTCGTGCTCGCCGGAACCGCTCTGGTCTCGTCGCTGTCGATGATGTTCGCGCTGCTGACGGGAGTGCGCGTGAGCCTGTGGCTCGCCGTGCCCCTCGCGATCGTGTGGGGCCTCATCATCTTCAACCTCGACCGCTTCCTCACCTCGACGATGCGTTCGACGAAGAACATCTTCCGCCTGCTCGGCCTGGCCATGCCCCGCGTGATCATGGCGGCACTGATCGGCATCGTCGTCGCCGAGCCGCTCGTGCTGCAGGTGTTCCAGAACGACATCGTGCGCGAAGTGAACTCCACCAACGTCACACAGGCCCTCACCGACCAGGATGCCGTGACCAGCGGCCCCGAGAAGCAGGCGCTCGACGCCGCGAGCGCGCAGGTGTCGGCGCTCGAGAACCAGGCGGCGACCGGCATCGTGACCGGAACCTCGTCGACCTCGGCCGAATCCGCCGCGGCTCAGCAGAGCGTCGATCAGCTGACGCAGCAGCTCGCCGCGCAGCAGACGGTCATCGACCAGGCGCGCGCGGTGTACCAGTGCGAGCTCACGGGCCAGGGCGCCGGGACGGTTCCGGGCTGTACGGGCGTCGCCGGCAACGGCGCGAGTTCCGACGCGGCGCAGGCGCAGCTCGCTCAGGCGCAGTCGGCCTACGACTCGCTGTCGACCCAGCTCGCGCAGGCGCAATCGACCCTCGCCGCCGCGAACTCCGCCGGGGCCGAGGCCGCCGCCTCGTCGGCCGACCAGAACAAGCAGCAGGCCGAGGACCAGCTGCCCGCCGCGCGGGCGCAATACGAGTCGGCGCTCGCCGCGTACAACGCGCGGGCGTCGTCCGTCGCCGACGGCAACGCGGGAGCGGTGGGCCTGCTCAGTCAGATCACGGCCCTCGAACGCCTGTCGGACCGCGAACCGACGCTGCGCTGGGCGCACTACCTGATCGCCGCGCTCTTCTTCATGATCGAGCTGCTGCCCGTGCTCGTGAAGGTGCTCACCGGGTTCGGTGGTCCCTCTCTGTACGAGAAGGCCGAGAAGATGCGCGGTCAGATCGCCCTCGACCGCGTCTCGGCGCGGACGTTCCGCAAGCGCGCCGACATCATCGCCGATGAGGCGAACCGCGTGCCGGCCACCGTCACCTGATGGTCGTGTGGAGCGCGGGACTGCTGCTGTACCGGCTGACGCCGGAGCCGCAGGTGTTCATCGCGCACATGGGCGGACCGTTCTGGGCGAAGAAGGACGCCGGTGCCTGGTCGATCCCGAAGGGCGAGTTCGACCCCGAATCCGAGGGGGCTCTGGATGCCGCGCGCCGCGAGTTCCGCGAAGAGCTCGGCGTCGAGCCGCCCCAGGTCGAGTGGGCGGAGCTCGGCACCTTCGCGTACGCCAGCGGCAAGAAGGTGGTCGTCTTCGTGGGGGACGGCGCCGGGTTCACGGCATCCGACTTCACGTTCGG from Microbacterium testaceum includes these protein-coding regions:
- a CDS encoding aldo/keto reductase family protein: MVAYRYLGNSGFKISEITLGNWVTHGSQVGDDAAIATVHAALDAGITTFDTADAYANTAAETVLGKALEGQRRESLEIFTKVYFPTGPAGPNDTGLSRKHIMDSINGSLTRLGTDYVDLYQAHRFDYETPLEETFQAFADIVRQGKALYIGVSEWTAEQLRDGHALAKQLGIQLISNQPQYSMLWRVIEGKVVPTSEELGISQIVWSPMAQGVLSGKYLPGQPVPEGSRATDEKSGATFIKRFLRDETLEAVQRLKPIAEEAGLSMPQLAIAWVLQNPNIAAALVGASRPEQLADTVKASGVTLDADTLAAIDSALGDAVYSDPENTYEVSPKQRVA
- a CDS encoding DUF4407 domain-containing protein; its protein translation is MSFSAHRPGRFGSDGRIEFTTDEEREQYLDDILAAQNAAHRSAGAQDHTSEPWGAPPADDEPVDPFVVDARDAEPVETPRDAEPVETPRDDAPADDHDTVVIDRAQRSRADDETAVIPDEVPEPAASVAAASEPRQPRLRRHDPRRPRLSLIRRMAVLGGADNDVLDEVPEEVPRFVQMFLVLAGTALVSSLSMMFALLTGVRVSLWLAVPLAIVWGLIIFNLDRFLTSTMRSTKNIFRLLGLAMPRVIMAALIGIVVAEPLVLQVFQNDIVREVNSTNVTQALTDQDAVTSGPEKQALDAASAQVSALENQAATGIVTGTSSTSAESAAAQQSVDQLTQQLAAQQTVIDQARAVYQCELTGQGAGTVPGCTGVAGNGASSDAAQAQLAQAQSAYDSLSTQLAQAQSTLAAANSAGAEAAASSADQNKQQAEDQLPAARAQYESALAAYNARASSVADGNAGAVGLLSQITALERLSDREPTLRWAHYLIAALFFMIELLPVLVKVLTGFGGPSLYEKAEKMRGQIALDRVSARTFRKRADIIADEANRVPATVT
- a CDS encoding NUDIX domain-containing protein, with the translated sequence MVVWSAGLLLYRLTPEPQVFIAHMGGPFWAKKDAGAWSIPKGEFDPESEGALDAARREFREELGVEPPQVEWAELGTFAYASGKKVVVFVGDGAGFTASDFTFGTFEMAWPPRSGKTASFPEVDRAEWMAPDAAREALVKGQRPAIDALEAALAELPAS